One genomic region from uncultured Subdoligranulum sp. encodes:
- a CDS encoding peptide ABC transporter substrate-binding protein — MKMKKFVAVAVAGCMAASLAACGSTASTSSAAASESTEGATAEAAAETTATGSGFTVQLGPNPETLDPALNSSVDGANTIITIFEPLLLIDEENKVIPGQAESYEKSPDGLTWTFHMRDGLKWSDGSDLTAKDFEYSFKRMADPNTAAPYAATAVGMIAGFDEAQGNPDPETGEPTTDPNPDALQVVASEDGKTLTVTLSYPCSYFDKLAAFAALSPVQQATVEANGDGWCTSPDTFVCNGPYMITDWTPSERIVLSKNPNYVGGWDSSKIVSDNITLLLLEDSSASYAAYNSGEAQLVKDVPTDEIPSLTKAEDGGDFYVDSILGTYYISLNDQREPFTDVRVRKALSLAIDRDYVANVIMQGTYSPAYNMVGPGIVDAEEGTMFIDNANGGEPYIGEDYEADLEEAKSLLAEAGYPGGEGFPTITYSANDAGYHIPVAEYLQQAWGELGITMNIDKVDWASFLPLRRAGDYDISRNGWVMDYNDASNMLELFTTGNGNNDGKYSNPEFDAAIEASKVADKTVHYEQLHKAEDILMEDMGCIPVAYYNDFWLQSPSLKGTWHSPYGYWYLQYGYIEE, encoded by the coding sequence ATGAAGATGAAGAAATTTGTCGCTGTGGCGGTTGCCGGCTGCATGGCCGCTTCTCTGGCTGCCTGCGGTTCCACCGCAAGCACCAGCAGCGCTGCCGCTTCCGAGAGCACTGAGGGTGCTACCGCGGAAGCTGCCGCCGAAACCACCGCGACCGGTTCCGGATTCACCGTTCAGCTCGGCCCCAACCCGGAGACCCTGGACCCCGCGCTGAACAGCTCCGTTGACGGTGCCAACACCATCATCACCATTTTCGAGCCCCTGCTGCTCATCGACGAGGAAAACAAGGTTATTCCTGGCCAGGCTGAGAGCTACGAAAAAAGCCCGGACGGCCTGACCTGGACCTTCCACATGCGTGACGGCCTGAAGTGGAGCGATGGCTCTGACCTGACCGCCAAGGACTTCGAGTACAGCTTCAAGCGTATGGCGGATCCCAACACCGCCGCTCCCTACGCCGCGACCGCTGTGGGCATGATCGCCGGCTTCGACGAGGCCCAGGGCAATCCTGACCCCGAAACTGGTGAGCCCACCACCGATCCCAACCCCGACGCCCTGCAGGTCGTCGCCAGCGAGGACGGCAAGACCCTGACTGTTACCCTGAGCTACCCCTGCTCCTACTTTGACAAGCTGGCTGCCTTTGCCGCTCTGTCCCCCGTGCAGCAGGCCACCGTTGAGGCCAACGGCGACGGCTGGTGCACCAGCCCCGACACCTTCGTCTGCAACGGTCCTTACATGATCACCGACTGGACCCCCAGCGAGCGCATCGTGCTCTCCAAGAACCCCAACTACGTTGGCGGCTGGGATTCCAGCAAGATCGTCTCTGACAACATCACCCTCCTGCTCCTGGAGGACTCCAGCGCTTCCTACGCCGCTTACAACAGCGGTGAGGCCCAGCTGGTCAAGGACGTTCCCACCGATGAGATCCCCAGCCTGACCAAGGCCGAGGACGGCGGCGACTTCTATGTGGACAGCATCCTGGGCACCTACTACATCAGCCTGAACGACCAGCGTGAGCCGTTCACCGATGTGCGCGTGCGCAAGGCTCTGAGCCTGGCCATCGACCGCGACTACGTGGCCAACGTCATCATGCAGGGCACCTACAGCCCCGCCTACAACATGGTCGGCCCCGGCATCGTGGATGCTGAGGAAGGCACCATGTTCATCGACAACGCCAACGGCGGCGAGCCCTACATCGGCGAGGACTACGAGGCCGATCTGGAAGAGGCCAAGAGCCTGCTGGCTGAGGCCGGTTACCCGGGCGGCGAAGGCTTCCCCACCATCACCTACAGCGCCAACGACGCCGGCTACCACATCCCCGTTGCGGAGTACCTGCAGCAGGCCTGGGGTGAGCTGGGCATCACCATGAACATCGACAAGGTCGACTGGGCCAGCTTCCTGCCGCTGCGCCGCGCCGGTGACTACGACATCAGCCGTAACGGTTGGGTCATGGACTACAACGACGCTTCCAACATGCTGGAGCTGTTCACCACCGGCAACGGCAACAACGACGGTAAGTACAGCAACCCCGAGTTCGACGCCGCCATCGAGGCCTCCAAGGTCGCCGATAAGACCGTCCACTACGAGCAGCTGCACAAGGCCGAGGACATCCTCATGGAAGACATGGGCTGCATCCCCGTTGCTTACTACAACGACTTCTGGCTGCAGAGCCCCTCTCTGAAGGGCACCTGGCACAGCCCCTACGGTTACTGGTACCTGCAGTACGGCTACATCGAGGAGTAA
- the argF gene encoding ornithine carbamoyltransferase yields the protein MNLQGRDFLTLLDYTPEEIAYLLDLAAQLKAKKKAGVLHDVLRGKNVALIFEKTSTRTRSAFEVAAHDLGMGTTYLDPAGSQIGKKESIADTAQVLSGMFEGIEYRGYGQEIVRELAKYADVPVWNGLTNEFHPTQILADFLTLQEQFGHLKGLKFVYMGDARYNMGNSLMIGCAKMGLDFVACAPKAYWPDAGLVATCRELAEKSGGSVTLSENTDAVSGADVVYTDVWVSMGEPVEVWAERIEALAPYQVNAALMARAKPTAVFMHCLPAYHDHKTAVGKEMGEKFGRAEMEVTDEVFSGPQSIVFREAENRMHTIKAVMAATLGAKFD from the coding sequence ATGAATCTGCAGGGGCGTGATTTTCTGACGCTTTTGGACTATACGCCGGAGGAGATTGCCTACCTTCTGGACCTGGCGGCCCAGCTGAAGGCCAAGAAGAAGGCGGGGGTGCTCCACGACGTGCTGCGGGGCAAGAATGTGGCGCTGATCTTTGAGAAGACCTCCACCCGGACCCGTTCGGCCTTTGAGGTGGCGGCCCACGATCTGGGCATGGGAACCACCTATCTGGACCCCGCGGGCAGCCAGATCGGCAAGAAGGAGTCCATTGCCGACACGGCCCAGGTGCTCTCCGGCATGTTTGAGGGCATCGAGTACCGTGGCTACGGCCAGGAGATCGTCCGGGAGCTGGCGAAGTACGCCGACGTGCCGGTGTGGAACGGCCTGACCAACGAGTTCCATCCCACCCAGATCCTGGCGGATTTCCTGACGCTGCAGGAGCAGTTCGGCCACCTGAAGGGGCTGAAGTTCGTCTACATGGGGGATGCCCGGTACAACATGGGCAACAGCCTGATGATCGGCTGCGCCAAGATGGGGCTGGATTTTGTGGCCTGCGCCCCCAAGGCCTACTGGCCGGACGCCGGGCTGGTGGCCACCTGCCGGGAGCTGGCGGAAAAGAGCGGCGGCAGCGTGACTTTGAGCGAGAACACCGACGCGGTATCGGGCGCCGACGTGGTCTACACCGACGTGTGGGTGAGCATGGGCGAGCCGGTGGAAGTGTGGGCGGAGCGCATCGAAGCGCTGGCCCCCTACCAGGTGAACGCCGCCCTCATGGCCAGGGCCAAGCCCACGGCGGTCTTCATGCACTGCCTGCCGGCCTACCACGACCACAAGACGGCGGTGGGAAAGGAGATGGGCGAGAAGTTCGGCCGCGCCGAGATGGAGGTCACCGACGAGGTGTTCAGCGGGCCCCAGTCCATCGTCTTCCGGGAGGCGGAAAACCGCATGCACACCATCAAGGCGGTCATGGCCGCCACCCTGGGCGCCAAATTTGACTGA
- a CDS encoding DNA polymerase IV, with translation MAKVYFHVDVNSAFLSWSALKKLREGETLDLRTVPSAVGGDEEKRHGVVLAKSGPAKKFGVRTGESLFSARLKCPELIVTPPDFDWYVQNSKALIAILHDYTPDVEQYSIDEAFLDMTGTEALFGPPLTVAHTIRNRVREELGFTVNIGVAPNRLLAKMASDFEKPDKVHTLFPEEVPQKMWPLPVGALFGVGPSAVKRLNRCGIYTIGDLAQTERRVIVGIFGARGDTLWNYANGREADPVTKQATRDNTYGNSVTLPRDLAKPEEADATLLALCDSVGRRLRSDGKTARVVTVQLVDNAFRRTSHQRTLPDPTNSTDRLYEVALQLMRQMWPARPVRLVGISAEKTGTDNFEQLDLFTDTTRRQKQEALDRTADALRRKFGGAVVTRAKLLTPETRAPAALSAAKERDKEKKK, from the coding sequence ATGGCCAAAGTCTACTTTCATGTGGATGTGAACTCGGCGTTCCTCTCCTGGTCGGCGCTGAAAAAGCTGCGGGAGGGGGAGACCCTCGACCTGCGCACCGTGCCCTCGGCGGTGGGCGGCGACGAGGAAAAGCGCCACGGCGTGGTGCTGGCCAAGAGCGGCCCCGCCAAGAAGTTCGGCGTCCGCACGGGGGAGAGCCTTTTCTCCGCCCGGCTGAAATGCCCGGAGCTCATCGTCACGCCGCCGGATTTCGACTGGTATGTGCAGAACAGCAAGGCGCTCATCGCCATCCTGCACGACTACACCCCCGACGTGGAACAGTACAGCATCGACGAGGCCTTCCTCGACATGACCGGCACCGAAGCCCTCTTCGGCCCGCCGCTGACGGTGGCCCACACCATCCGCAACCGGGTGCGGGAGGAGCTGGGCTTCACGGTGAACATCGGGGTGGCGCCCAACCGGCTGCTGGCCAAGATGGCCTCGGACTTTGAAAAGCCCGATAAGGTGCACACGCTGTTCCCGGAGGAGGTGCCCCAAAAGATGTGGCCGCTGCCGGTGGGGGCGCTCTTCGGGGTGGGGCCCAGCGCCGTGAAGCGGCTGAACCGCTGCGGCATCTACACCATCGGGGACCTGGCCCAGACCGAGCGGCGGGTGATCGTGGGCATCTTCGGCGCCCGGGGGGACACGCTGTGGAACTACGCCAACGGCCGGGAGGCCGACCCGGTGACCAAGCAGGCCACCCGGGACAACACCTACGGCAACAGCGTCACGCTGCCCCGGGACCTGGCAAAGCCCGAGGAGGCGGACGCCACCCTGCTGGCCCTCTGCGATTCGGTGGGGCGGCGGCTGCGCAGCGACGGCAAGACCGCCCGGGTGGTGACGGTGCAGCTGGTGGACAACGCCTTCCGCCGCACCAGCCACCAGCGGACGCTGCCCGACCCCACCAACTCCACCGACCGCCTCTACGAGGTGGCGCTGCAGCTCATGCGGCAGATGTGGCCCGCCCGCCCCGTGCGGCTGGTGGGCATCAGCGCCGAGAAGACCGGCACCGACAATTTCGAGCAGCTGGACCTCTTTACCGACACCACCCGCCGCCAGAAACAGGAGGCGCTGGACCGCACGGCGGACGCCCTGCGGCGCAAATTCGGCGGGGCGGTGGTGACTCGGGCCAAGCTGCTCACCCCCGAGACCCGGGCACCGGCGGCCCTCTCCGCCGCCAAGGAGCGGGACAAGGAAAAAAAGAAATAA
- a CDS encoding helix-turn-helix transcriptional regulator produces MHISYKPLWHTLVERNMRKEDLRIAAGLTTNMIANMGKGKNISMETLVRICEALNCGILDVIELEKEDHSVDKAE; encoded by the coding sequence ATGCACATAAGCTATAAACCCCTCTGGCACACGCTGGTTGAGCGCAACATGAGGAAAGAGGACTTGCGGATTGCCGCCGGTCTTACCACAAATATGATTGCCAACATGGGTAAGGGCAAAAATATCAGCATGGAAACGCTGGTTCGTATTTGCGAAGCCCTGAATTGTGGCATTTTGGATGTAATAGAATTGGAGAAGGAAGACCATTCTGTTGATAAAGCAGAGTGA
- a CDS encoding class I SAM-dependent methyltransferase, producing MAKQNIYDNDNFFENFKNLRNNKINFNDCIETPILLAMIPEVDGKRVLDIGCGMGQHAKQYSDMGAESVLGIDISEKMLEYAKEHFHAKNITYRQMALEDICQIDEQFDLITSSLAFDYAEDLDKLMKNIYGLLKYGAHFVFSMSHPMATAWDGQYDRYTRTESGERLYANISNYMVEGKRTVKWVVEDYEVYHRTFSSIVNTIVNAGFLIEECEESHVSDEMRKQYPAQFGGTLHRPDFIFFRCKKQS from the coding sequence ATGGCAAAACAAAATATTTATGATAATGATAACTTTTTTGAAAATTTCAAGAATCTTCGCAACAACAAGATTAATTTCAATGATTGCATAGAAACCCCGATTCTACTTGCGATGATTCCAGAAGTAGATGGAAAAAGGGTACTGGACATAGGTTGTGGCATGGGACAACACGCAAAGCAGTATTCTGATATGGGGGCTGAATCTGTATTGGGTATTGATATTTCTGAGAAAATGCTTGAGTATGCAAAGGAACATTTCCATGCAAAAAATATTACTTACCGACAAATGGCATTGGAAGATATATGTCAAATTGATGAGCAGTTCGATTTGATTACAAGTTCCTTAGCATTTGATTATGCCGAAGATTTAGACAAACTAATGAAAAATATATATGGTCTATTAAAATATGGTGCCCATTTTGTATTTAGTATGTCTCATCCAATGGCAACCGCATGGGATGGTCAATATGATAGATATACCCGGACAGAATCGGGCGAAAGACTTTATGCGAATATCAGCAACTATATGGTTGAGGGAAAAAGGACAGTCAAATGGGTTGTCGAGGACTATGAAGTTTATCATCGAACATTTTCCAGTATTGTTAATACTATAGTAAATGCTGGATTTTTGATTGAAGAATGCGAGGAATCTCATGTATCCGATGAAATGAGAAAGCAGTATCCAGCCCAGTTTGGTGGAACACTTCACCGACCAGATTTTATATTTTTTAGATGTAAAAAACAATCGTAA
- a CDS encoding helix-turn-helix transcriptional regulator, giving the protein MLRATTIQERLWELRKDKGLNLEELAQQTGISKSALASYEAKDYKEINHGNLVILADFYQVSVDYLLCRTENREQANTPLMELHLTDEMVALLKSGRINNRLLCEIATNDKFEQLMTDTEIYIDGHATSTFRTLYESLEEQRQIIVQKYKQADKDFYSKTILAAEVKEEDFFCHVTHKTWDAILHDIRKAHEHDIDSTPDYSLAKKMALEIRKAIQSSGDYLGKVWAVIFNMLGIDFYKLPPDEQKILKRILSKSPNIKNSPFNFRRKRK; this is encoded by the coding sequence ATGCTGAGGGCAACTACCATACAGGAACGCCTTTGGGAGTTACGCAAGGATAAAGGCTTAAATCTGGAAGAACTGGCGCAGCAAACCGGCATTTCAAAGTCAGCCCTCGCCAGCTATGAAGCCAAAGACTATAAGGAAATTAACCACGGCAACCTTGTCATACTGGCAGACTTCTATCAGGTGTCCGTTGATTATCTGCTGTGCCGGACGGAGAACCGGGAACAGGCAAACACGCCTTTAATGGAATTGCACTTGACGGATGAAATGGTGGCGTTGCTGAAAAGCGGCCGTATCAACAACCGGCTCCTGTGTGAGATTGCTACCAATGATAAATTTGAACAGCTTATGACCGACACGGAGATTTACATAGACGGCCATGCAACCTCTACCTTCCGTACCCTTTATGAATCTTTGGAAGAACAGCGGCAGATTATCGTTCAGAAATACAAGCAGGCTGATAAGGATTTCTATTCAAAGACCATCCTTGCCGCAGAGGTAAAGGAAGAAGATTTCTTCTGTCATGTGACGCACAAAACATGGGACGCCATTCTCCACGACATACGGAAAGCCCATGAGCATGACATTGACAGCACGCCGGATTATTCTCTTGCAAAGAAGATGGCTCTGGAAATCCGAAAGGCTATTCAATCTTCCGGGGATTATCTCGGAAAAGTGTGGGCGGTCATTTTCAATATGCTCGGCATTGACTTTTACAAGCTGCCGCCGGATGAACAGAAGATATTGAAAAGGATACTGTCAAAATCCCCGAACATCAAGAACAGTCCCTTCAACTTCCGGCGCAAGAGAAAATGA
- a CDS encoding LPXTG cell wall anchor domain-containing protein: MPSAYTCKTLTAWNGTEPYKGTEVVVPGRWELAAHCTKNPAPPANPGTKPNPGQTKPTENKPAAKPAESKPAATAQPAKAQPAPAKAVVKPAAPVAGNTKILPKTGLQTGTPVVFVVMLAAAPAAAAAWLVILRKKLNG, encoded by the coding sequence TTGCCCTCAGCATACACCTGCAAGACGCTGACCGCCTGGAACGGCACCGAGCCCTACAAGGGCACCGAAGTGGTGGTGCCGGGCCGCTGGGAACTGGCTGCCCACTGCACAAAGAACCCGGCGCCCCCGGCCAACCCCGGCACCAAGCCCAACCCGGGCCAGACCAAACCCACCGAGAACAAGCCCGCGGCCAAGCCTGCCGAGAGCAAGCCCGCTGCCACCGCGCAGCCGGCCAAGGCCCAGCCCGCTCCGGCCAAGGCGGTGGTCAAACCGGCAGCTCCGGTGGCCGGCAACACCAAGATCCTGCCCAAAACCGGCCTGCAGACCGGCACCCCGGTGGTCTTTGTCGTCATGCTGGCGGCGGCCCCGGCGGCTGCGGCGGCCTGGCTGGTCATTCTGCGCAAAAAACTGAACGGATGA
- a CDS encoding ANTAR domain-containing protein has product MAKALIVSAGTNANEYLARHIAELGYTRPVIVPSGGEARRQMDGKDFEVIVINTPLPDEFGHELGTDAVQKTDAGVILLAKSGTAEQISAKLQDFGVLVLGKPFSGPQFRQAVQIAASNYKRLALLRVENQKLLDKIAQLRLVDRAKCFLIEKRGLTEMEAHRLIEKSAMDTRRSRGEVAQEILESAEE; this is encoded by the coding sequence GTGGCCAAGGCGCTGATCGTATCGGCGGGCACCAACGCCAACGAATACCTGGCCCGGCACATTGCCGAGCTGGGCTACACCCGCCCTGTCATCGTGCCCAGCGGCGGCGAAGCCCGCCGCCAGATGGACGGCAAGGACTTCGAGGTCATTGTCATCAACACCCCGCTGCCCGACGAGTTCGGGCACGAGCTGGGCACCGATGCCGTACAGAAAACCGACGCCGGCGTGATTCTGCTGGCGAAGAGCGGCACGGCGGAACAGATCTCCGCCAAATTGCAGGATTTCGGCGTGCTGGTGCTGGGCAAGCCCTTCAGCGGGCCCCAGTTCCGGCAGGCCGTGCAGATCGCGGCCAGCAACTACAAGCGGCTGGCCCTGCTGCGGGTGGAAAACCAGAAACTGCTGGACAAGATCGCCCAGCTGCGGCTGGTGGACCGGGCCAAGTGCTTCCTGATCGAGAAGCGGGGCCTCACCGAGATGGAGGCCCACCGGCTCATCGAGAAGAGCGCCATGGACACCCGCCGCAGCCGCGGCGAGGTGGCCCAGGAGATCCTGGAATCCGCCGAGGAATAA
- a CDS encoding glutamine synthetase family protein — protein MKRTAQDILNFVEDNDVKFAKLTFCDIFGNQKNISLFASELPRAFSQGISFDGSSIAGFMNVEESDLVLWPDPDTATVLPWRPTEGRVIRMYCDITLPDGKPFEGNCRGYLQSVVGRAKAMGLTCNVGCECEFYLFETDENGNPTHIPLDHGGYFDIPPLDLGENIRREICFAIEEMGLHPEHSHHESGPGQNEVCFLYTAALQSADNLNTFKSTVKAIAARNGLFASFMPKPLADQPGSGLHVNISLVRDGKNLFEGDLRPDSEAGHFVAGILAHARELTAFCNPVPNSYARLGANEAPLYVSWSRQNRSQLVRLPSASGEQCRVELRGPDPAGNPYLVIGLILAAGLDGIQRELPMPEAVNRNLFHPSAAAGLESLPRSLREAITVAGQSEFISQELPIALMNKYFEYQTLLCHDYEAASDVDAWERANGFLII, from the coding sequence ATGAAACGAACCGCACAGGATATACTGAATTTCGTGGAGGATAACGATGTCAAATTCGCCAAGCTGACCTTCTGCGACATCTTCGGCAACCAGAAGAACATCTCCCTGTTTGCCAGCGAACTGCCCCGCGCCTTTTCCCAGGGCATCAGCTTCGACGGTTCCTCCATCGCCGGCTTCATGAACGTGGAGGAGAGCGACCTGGTCCTCTGGCCCGATCCCGACACCGCCACCGTGCTGCCCTGGCGTCCCACCGAAGGCCGGGTCATCCGGATGTACTGCGACATCACGCTGCCCGACGGCAAACCCTTCGAGGGCAACTGCCGGGGGTATCTGCAGTCGGTGGTGGGCCGGGCCAAGGCCATGGGCCTGACCTGCAACGTGGGCTGCGAATGCGAGTTCTATCTCTTCGAGACCGACGAAAACGGCAACCCCACCCACATTCCCCTGGACCACGGCGGCTACTTCGACATCCCGCCCCTGGACCTGGGGGAGAACATCCGCCGGGAGATCTGCTTCGCCATCGAGGAAATGGGCCTGCACCCCGAGCACAGCCACCACGAGAGCGGCCCGGGCCAGAACGAGGTATGCTTCCTCTACACCGCGGCGCTGCAGTCCGCCGACAACCTGAATACCTTCAAGAGCACCGTCAAGGCCATTGCGGCCCGCAACGGCCTGTTCGCCAGCTTCATGCCCAAGCCCCTGGCCGACCAGCCGGGCAGCGGCCTGCATGTGAACATCTCGCTGGTGCGGGACGGCAAGAACCTCTTTGAGGGGGATCTGCGCCCCGACAGCGAGGCCGGTCACTTTGTGGCGGGCATCCTGGCCCACGCCCGGGAGCTGACGGCCTTCTGCAACCCGGTGCCCAACTCCTACGCCCGCCTGGGCGCCAACGAAGCCCCCCTCTATGTGAGCTGGAGCCGCCAGAACCGCAGCCAGCTGGTGCGGCTGCCCAGCGCCAGCGGCGAACAGTGCCGCGTGGAGCTGCGCGGTCCCGACCCCGCCGGCAACCCCTACCTGGTCATCGGCCTGATCCTGGCCGCCGGCCTGGACGGCATCCAGCGGGAGCTGCCTATGCCCGAGGCGGTCAACCGCAACCTGTTCCATCCCAGCGCCGCCGCCGGCCTGGAAAGTCTGCCCCGCTCCCTGCGGGAGGCCATCACGGTGGCCGGCCAGAGCGAGTTCATCAGCCAGGAACTGCCCATCGCGCTGATGAACAAGTACTTCGAGTACCAGACCCTGCTGTGCCACGACTACGAGGCAGCCTCCGACGTGGACGCCTGGGAACGCGCCAACGGCTTCCTGATCATCTGA